The sequence AAAGCGATCGACGCCCTGCTCGCCAGACGCATGGCGGGAGGCCAGCCGGCGCAGCCCGAAATGGACGGCATGGCCCATGAGTGAACACGGCCACAGCCACGGGGCGAATGCCAACGCCCGGCAACTGTCTATCGCCCTGGCCCTGACCGGGACGTTCCTGGTGGTGGAGGTCGTCTACGGCTTCATCTCCGGAAGTCTCGCGCTGCTTTCCGATGCGGGGCACATGCTGACCGACGCGATGGCGCTGGTGCTGTCCCTCTTCGCGATCCGCATCGGGCAGCGGGAGGCGGACCAGCGGCGCACCTTCGGCTACCGCCGCACGGAGATCCTGGCGGCAGCGGTGAATGCCGCCGCCCTCTTCGCCATCGGCCTGTACATCCTGTTCGAGGCGTACCGGCGGCTGCGGGAACCGGTGGAGGTGCAGAGCACCACCATGCTGATCGTGGCGGTGCTGGGTTTGATCGTGAACCTGATCAGTGCCCGCCTTCTCGTCTCGGGCAGCGAGCACAGCCTGAACGTGAAGTCCGCGTACCTGGAGGTCATGGGCGACCTGCTGGGGTCCGTGGCCGTGATCGTCGGTGCCCTGATCATCCGCTTCACAGGCCTCACCTGGGTGGACCCGGTGCTGGGTGCCCTCATCGGCCTGTGGGTGCTGCCCCGCACCTGGGTCCTCCTGCGGGCCAGCGTGAACGTGCTGCTGGAAGGGGTCCCGGAAGGCATGGACCTGGACGGCCTGCGGGCGGAACTCGCGGCGCTGCCCAGTGTGCTGGAGGTCCATGACCTGCACGTCTGGAGCGTGACCAGCGGGGTGCATAGCCTGACCGCCCACCTGGTGGTGGCGGCGGGCCAGCCGCACCCGGACCTGCTGCCCCAGGTCCATGCCCTCGCTGAACGCCACGGGATCGAGCACAGCACGGTGCAGTTCGAACCCCCGGACGCCCACGCCGGACATGCGGCCCACTTCCACCCATGAGGCGGCGGCAGGCCGACCTGCTGGTCCAGGCCAATGGACTGACGGACGTCGTGGTGGCCCTCCAGGCCCTGCGTCACCAGCATGTGCTGCTGGGCCTGATGTACGGCGGTCTCGGCGTGGTCTGGCTGGTGGGGTATGTCCGGCACTGGCGCTGGCGAATGCGAGAGGTGGATCTCCTGCTGTTGGCCGTGGGCCTGGGGCTGGCCTGGCTCTTCCTGGCCGCAGAACTTGCCTCGTTCATTTAGGGCGGTGTTCAGAGGCGGTGTTCAGAAGGGTACGGAGCGCCGCCCCAGAACCCCGCCACACAGAACCCCGCCACACGCTCCGCTGCCTGCAAGGTCCCCGCCCCCTTGAACCCTGTCTTCCTACACGAGAAGGAGAAGCTTGCCCATGACCACTTCGGCCCCCCGTCCCTTCTGGTCTTCCCTCCTGTGGGCACTGCTCGCGGTCAGCCTGCTGCTGGGCAGTGCCTGGGCCTACGCCCGGTTCAAAAGTCCTTACCCCTTCTACGGCACGGTGTTCAACCCGGAGACTGCGGCCCCCACGCTGGCCGGGATCGGGGAGGATGGCCGGCCCTTCGCGCTGAGTGACCTGCGGGGTCAGACGGTGGCGGTGTTCTTCGGCTTCCTGCACTGCCCGAACATCTGTCCGACGACGCTCGCCTCCCTGGAACGGGTGCGCCAGGCGTTGCCCGAGGCGGACCGCGCCAACTTCCGCACGGTGCTCGTGACGCTCGACCCGGCCCGTGACGACGTAAAGCGGCTGCGCGAGTACGTGACGTACTTCAGCGCGTCGGCCCGGGGCGTGTTCATTCCGGAGCCGCAACTGGCAGACACCGCGGCTGCCTGGGGCGTGGGCTACCAGAAAGCGGCCGTGCAGAGCGGCACGAGTTACCAGATCAACCACACCACGGGCGTGTACCTCATAGACCGTGAGGGCCGGCGACGGGTGGTCTGGGACTACACCCAGCTCACGAACGTGGACCGGGTGGTGGCGGATGTCCGGCAGGTGATGCGGTGACGTTTGCAGCGCCTTTTTTACTCTATAGTCAGCAGATGAGAACCGCTTCTCAAGAAGACACGTGTGACGTACCCTGTGTTCATCCAGAGGCCGTCGCCCGCGTCCGCACGGCCCTGCCCGACGCGGCCTGTGTGGAGTCTGCCAGCAGCCTGCTGAAGGTGGTCGCGGACCCCACCCGGCTGCGGATGCTCAGCGCGCTGAGTGTCGAGGAGCTGTGCGTGTGCGACCTGGCGGCCGTGGCGGGCATCAGCGAGAGCGCGGCCAGTCACCAGTTGCGCCTGCTGCGCGCCCACCGTCTGGTCTCCTTCCGCAAGGAGGGGCGCGTCGCCTACTACCGG is a genomic window of Deinococcus carri containing:
- a CDS encoding cation diffusion facilitator family transporter — translated: MSEHGHSHGANANARQLSIALALTGTFLVVEVVYGFISGSLALLSDAGHMLTDAMALVLSLFAIRIGQREADQRRTFGYRRTEILAAAVNAAALFAIGLYILFEAYRRLREPVEVQSTTMLIVAVLGLIVNLISARLLVSGSEHSLNVKSAYLEVMGDLLGSVAVIVGALIIRFTGLTWVDPVLGALIGLWVLPRTWVLLRASVNVLLEGVPEGMDLDGLRAELAALPSVLEVHDLHVWSVTSGVHSLTAHLVVAAGQPHPDLLPQVHALAERHGIEHSTVQFEPPDAHAGHAAHFHP
- a CDS encoding SCO family protein gives rise to the protein MTTSAPRPFWSSLLWALLAVSLLLGSAWAYARFKSPYPFYGTVFNPETAAPTLAGIGEDGRPFALSDLRGQTVAVFFGFLHCPNICPTTLASLERVRQALPEADRANFRTVLVTLDPARDDVKRLREYVTYFSASARGVFIPEPQLADTAAAWGVGYQKAAVQSGTSYQINHTTGVYLIDREGRRRVVWDYTQLTNVDRVVADVRQVMR
- a CDS encoding metalloregulator ArsR/SmtB family transcription factor, whose protein sequence is MRTASQEDTCDVPCVHPEAVARVRTALPDAACVESASSLLKVVADPTRLRMLSALSVEELCVCDLAAVAGISESAASHQLRLLRAHRLVSFRKEGRVAYYRLLDQHITALISSAIEHAGE